The following proteins are co-located in the Ancylothrix sp. D3o genome:
- a CDS encoding PadR family transcriptional regulator, whose translation MRIEDIYQFFQAPPPIYLNKELTVCYVVFVLLQRDSYGTELIQRLEEDYPAYRLSDTVLYSALNFLEDERAISGYWKKVEGRGRPRRMYLIRSQWKSRAEELAWLWEEYISGHTSIRSLRALDFSFHQDSGRSPS comes from the coding sequence ATGCGAATTGAAGACATTTACCAATTTTTTCAAGCGCCGCCGCCGATTTATCTCAATAAAGAGCTAACTGTTTGTTATGTAGTTTTTGTCTTATTGCAAAGGGACTCCTACGGCACAGAACTTATTCAGCGACTCGAAGAAGACTATCCTGCCTACCGGCTCTCAGACACCGTGCTATACAGCGCTCTCAATTTTCTTGAAGACGAACGCGCTATTAGCGGTTACTGGAAAAAAGTTGAAGGGCGCGGACGTCCCCGCCGGATGTACCTTATTCGCTCCCAATGGAAATCACGCGCTGAAGAACTTGCCTGGCTCTGGGAGGAATATATCAGCGGTCACACTTCTATCCGTTCGCTTAGAGCGCTCGACTTCAGTTTTCATCAAGACTCTGGCAGATCGCCGTCGTAA